In Cataglyphis hispanica isolate Lineage 1 chromosome 20, ULB_Chis1_1.0, whole genome shotgun sequence, a single genomic region encodes these proteins:
- the LOC126857189 gene encoding transcription initiation factor TFIID subunit 2 isoform X1, with protein MKKEKTGDTSRPYKLAHQIVSLTGISFQRKSIIGFVELTIIPLRDTLRLIKLNAKQCRIYRVCLNDTYEAPFQYFDPFLDICQGDSKQRSLEFFSNMHLAAAQKVDPDNNAGELVVQIPPDAAHLVAEGRGLRISIEFSLEQPQGGVHFVVPNCDGTLAERGAHMYTYSYENSSRLWFPCVDSFAEPCTWKLEFTVDDSMTAVSCGDLIEVVYTPDMRRKTFHYVLNTPACAPNIALAVGPFEIFVDPYMHEVTHFCLPQLLPSLKVSAKYMHEAFEFYEEILSNRYPYSCYKQVFVDEIDEDINAYATMSILNTNLLHSTAIIDQVYITKKAMAQAIAEQFFGCFISMHNWSDTWLPKGISTYLTGLYAKKCFGNNEYREWIQSELQKVVKYEEQFGGIILDPSQAPAPLPIAANTPAPAPRAPDPGFYFPIKNLHTMSPRYIEVLRKKAHLIMRMLEHRIGQELLLQVFNKQLSLAANAAQQKIESGLWSHMLISTNVFAKAIFTVTGKDMSVFIDQWVRTGGHAKFSLSFVFNRKRNTVELEIRQDTAHQRGIRKYVGPLVVNIQELDGTFKHTLQIEGTMARADITCHSKSRRNKKKKIPLCTGEEVDMDLSAMDDSPVLWIRLDPEMTIMRAVQIEQPDYQWQYQLRHERDVTAQLEAIVALQHHSTPATRLALTDTIENEHCYYKVRLRAAHCLTKVANAMVATWAGPPAMLAIFRKLFGSASCRRIIKQNNFSNFQHYFLQKTIPVAMAGLRNAHGICPPEVLAFLMDLFKYNDNSKNRYSDNYYRAALIEALGATVTPVISVQQGTAITAESLSIDTKAILEEVTRNLNLEKLLPCYKYTVSVACLKVIRILQKFGHLPSNPHIFRAYAAYGQFIDVRIAALEALVDFTRVDGKWEDLEFLLDMAEMDPHPGIRHRLVRLMVENPPFERAHKHRLDRPDLVDRIWNLINGMLSHDAKLRCDLVDLYYTLYGTKVPFCLPIPELATIMKPRKAGPPSPEREVKPVPVQHVKHETIDEIENSSAPNKRKSSPNRDPTGPPNSAEHGTEIKRQKIANNQDERGIPIPGEGKVKSEYYSDNSASLPGIMGTPGPVGFEPGMFKKDLEEHKPKSDSVNKSKKRKKDKKKHKHKHKHKHDHKHNKEKEKEKKEKDKSKDKEKDNKKDKDSSALKIKDETLSSASSSQSPEPTVTNEFLFP; from the exons atgaaaaaagaaaaaacgggTGATACCAGCCgtccatataaatt AGCTCATCAGATAGTAAGCTTAACAGGGATAAGCTTTCAAAGGAAAAGCATAATTGGATTTGTTGAATTGACAATTATTCCATTGCGAGACACATTAAGGCTGATAAAGCTCAATGCCAAACAATGCAGGATATATAGAGTATGTTTAAATGATACTTATGAGGCcccttttcaatattttgatcCATTTCTGGATATTTGCCAAGGGGACAGTAAACA acGTTCCCTGGAATTCTTTTCAAACATGCATTTAGCAGCAGCTCAAAAAGTTGATCCCGATAACAATGCTGGGGAACTAGTAGTTCAAATACCACCAGATGCAGCACACTTAGTCGCAGAAGGTCGAGGATTAAGAATTAGCATTGAATTTTCCTTGGAACAGCCACAGGGAGGTGTACATTTTGTAGTACCAAATTGTGACGGAACCTTAGCTGAG AGAGGtgcacatatgtatacatacagtTATGAAAATTCATCTAGATTATGGTTTCCATGTGTGGACAGTTTTGCTGAACCATGCACTTGGAAATTGGAATTTACCGTCGATGACTCGATGACTGCCGTTTCCTGCGGAGATTTGATTGAAGTTGTATATACGCCTGACATGCGTAGAAAAACATttcattatgttttaaatactCCTGCATGTGCTCCGAACATTGCACTGGCCGTCgg aCCTTTTGAGATTTTTGTGGATCCTTATATGCATGAAGTGACTCATTTCTGTTTACCTCAACTTTTGCCATCTCTAAAAGTGTCTGCGAAATACATGCACGAAGCATTCGAATTTTATGAAGAAATCTTGTCAAATAGATATCCATATTCTTGTTATAAGCAGGTCTTTGTAGATGAAATAGATGAAGACATCAATGCTTATGCTACTATGAgcattttaaa CACAAATTTGTTACATTCTACTGCAATTATAGATCAAGTATATATAACTAAGAAAGCAATGGCGCAAGCAATTGCAGAACAATTTTTTGGATGTTTCATATCTATGCACAATTGGTCAGATACTTGGTTACCTAAGGGTATCTCTACATATCTAACAGGACTATATGCCAAGAAATGCTTTGGAAATAATGAATACAGAGAATGGATTCAATCT GAGTTGCAAAAAGTTGTGAAATATGAAGAACAATTTGGTGGCATAATACTGGATCCATCTCAAGCACCAGCACCATTGCCCATTGCAGCCAATACTCCAGCACCTGCTCCTCGAGCACCCGATCCCGGATTTTATTTtccgattaaaaatttacatacaatGTCTCCTAGATATATTGAAGTTCTCCGCAAGAAGGCACATCTAATTATGAGAATGCTGGAGCATAGAATCGGACAAGAACTGTTACttcaa gtatttaataaacaattgtcTCTGGCAGCTAATGCCGCGCAACAAAAGATTGAATCTGGCCTATGGTCTCACATGCTAATTAGTACAAATGTATTTGCTAAGGCGATCTTTACAGTGACAGGGAAAGATATGTCGGTATTCATAGATCAATGGGTTAGAACAGGTGGACATGCAAAATTCAGCTTaagttttgtatttaatagaaaaag aaatacagTGGAGTTAGAAATTAGACAAGATACTGCTCATCAAAGAGGAATTAGGAAATATGTAGGCCCGTTAGTAGTCAATATTCAAGAACTTGATGGTACCTTTAAGCATACTTTACAAATTGAAGGTACAATGGCCAGGGCGGATATCACATGCCATAGTAAAAGCcgtagaaataagaaaaagaagattcCATTGTGTACTGGTGAAGAGGTTGATATGGATCTCTCTGCTATGGA TGATTCCCCAGTATTATGGATCAGACTTGATCCTGAAATGACAATCATGCGTGCTGTGCAAATTGAGCAACCTGATTATCAATGGCAATATCAATTGAGACACGAGAGAGATGTTACTGCACAATTAGAAGCAATCGTAGCTTTGCAGCATCATTCAACTCCTGCCACACGATTGGCTTTAACTGATACAATAGAGAATGAACACTGTTACTATAAAGTTCGACTTCGCGCTGCTCATTGTTTGACAAAG GTAGCTAATGCTATGGTAGCAACGTGGGCGGGCCCACCGGCAATGTTGGCCatctttagaaaattattcggATCGGCGTCTTGTCGACGAATTATTAAGCAGAACAACTTTTCGAATTTTCAACATTACTTTCTACAAAag ACTATACCGGTCGCAATGGCAGGATTACGCAACGCCCATGGTATTTGTCCACCGGAAGTTCTGGCTTTTTTAATGGATCTCTTCAAGTATAACGATAATAGCAAGAATAGATATTCCGACAATTATTACAGAGCCGCGTTAATAGAGGCTTTAGGTGCGACTGTTACACCGGTTATCAGTGTGCAACAGGG aACGGCTATCACAGCAGAATCTTTGTCAATTGACACGAAAGCCATTCTAGAAGAAGTCACAAGGAACTTGaacttggaaaaattattacccTGTTACAAATATACTGTCAGCGTAGCTTGTCTGAAAGTTATACGTATTCTACAAAAGTTTGGTCATCTTCCAAGCAATCCTCATATTTTTAGGGCATACGCAGCATATGGACAATTTATAG acgTTCGAATCGCGGCGTTAGAAGCTCTGGTTGATTTTACTCGTGTAGATGGTAAGTGGGAGGACTTGGAATTCCTATTGGACATGGCGGAAATGGATCCGCATCCTGGTATACGTCATAGACTCGTACGCTTAATGGTAGAAAATCCACCATTCGAGAGAGCTCATAAACATCGCCTGGATAGACCAGATTTAGTTGACCGAATATGGAACTTGATAAA CGGTATGTTATCACACGACGCAAAACTGCGTTGCGATTTAGTAGATTTGTATTATACTCTGTACGGTACAAAAGTTCCATTTTGTCTTCCTATTCCCGAACTCGCGACGATTATGAAACCTAGGAAAGCTGGCCCACCAAGTCCTGAACGTGAA GTGAAACCTGTACCAGTACAACATGTAAAACATGAAACAATTGATGAAATTGAGAACTCATCTGCTCCAAACAAGAGAAAATCATCTCCAAACAGGGATCCTACTGGTCCACCAAATTCAGCAGAGCATGGGACAGAAATAAAACGACAGAAGATAGCAAACAAC CAGGATGAACGAGGAATTCCGATACCCGGTGAAGGAAAAGTAAAATCCGAATACTACAGCGACAATTCTGCATCTTTGCCTGGTATCATGGGAACTCCTGGTCCAGTAGGTTTCGAACCGGGAATGTTTAAAAAGGATCTAGAAGAGCATAAACCAAAAAGTGACTCTGTTAATAAG agtaaaaagaggaaaaaggatAAGAAAAAGCACAAACATAAGCATAAGCATAAACATGATCATAAGCACAAtaaggagaaggagaaggagaaaaaggaaaaggatAAGAGTAAAGATAAGGAGAAGGATAATAAAAAGGACAAGGATTCATccgctttaaaaataaaagacgaGACTCTCAGTTCCGCTAGTTCCAGTCAAAGTCCAGAGCCGACCGTCACCAATGAGTTTCTTTTTCCTTAA
- the LOC126857189 gene encoding transcription initiation factor TFIID subunit 2 isoform X2, whose amino-acid sequence MKKEKTGDTSRPYKLAHQIVSLTGISFQRKSIIGFVELTIIPLRDTLRLIKLNAKQCRIYRVCLNDTYEAPFQYFDPFLDICQGDSKQRSLEFFSNMHLAAAQKVDPDNNAGELVVQIPPDAAHLVAEGRGLRISIEFSLEQPQGGVHFVVPNCDGTLAERGAHMYTYSYENSSRLWFPCVDSFAEPCTWKLEFTVDDSMTAVSCGDLIEVVYTPDMRRKTFHYVLNTPACAPNIALAVGPFEIFVDPYMHEVTHFCLPQLLPSLKVSAKYMHEAFEFYEEILSNRYPYSCYKQVFVDEIDEDINAYATMSILNTNLLHSTAIIDQVYITKKAMAQAIAEQFFGCFISMHNWSDTWLPKGISTYLTGLYAKKCFGNNEYREWIQSELQKVVKYEEQFGGIILDPSQAPAPLPIAANTPAPAPRAPDPGFYFPIKNLHTMSPRYIEVLRKKAHLIMRMLEHRIGQELLLQVFNKQLSLAANAAQQKIESGLWSHMLISTNVFAKAIFTVTGKDMSVFIDQWVRTGGHAKFSLSFVFNRKRNTVELEIRQDTAHQRGIRKYVGPLVVNIQELDGTFKHTLQIEGTMARADITCHSKSRRNKKKKIPLCTGEEVDMDLSAMDDSPVLWIRLDPEMTIMRAVQIEQPDYQWQYQLRHERDVTAQLEAIVALQHHSTPATRLALTDTIENEHCYYKVRLRAAHCLTKVANAMVATWAGPPAMLAIFRKLFGSASCRRIIKQNNFSNFQHYFLQKTIPVAMAGLRNAHGICPPEVLAFLMDLFKYNDNSKNRYSDNYYRAALIEALGATVTPVISVQQGTAITAESLSIDTKAILEEVTRNLNLEKLLPCYKYTVSVACLKVIRILQKFGHLPSNPHIFRAYAAYGQFIDVRIAALEALVDFTRVDGKWEDLEFLLDMAEMDPHPGIRHRLVRLMVENPPFERAHKHRLDRPDLVDRIWNLINGMLSHDAKLRCDLVDLYYTLYGTKVPFCLPIPELATIMKPRKAGPPSPEREVKPVPVQHVKHETIDEIENSSAPNKRKSSPNRDPTGPPNSAEHGTEIKRQKIANNDERGIPIPGEGKVKSEYYSDNSASLPGIMGTPGPVGFEPGMFKKDLEEHKPKSDSVNKSKKRKKDKKKHKHKHKHKHDHKHNKEKEKEKKEKDKSKDKEKDNKKDKDSSALKIKDETLSSASSSQSPEPTVTNEFLFP is encoded by the exons atgaaaaaagaaaaaacgggTGATACCAGCCgtccatataaatt AGCTCATCAGATAGTAAGCTTAACAGGGATAAGCTTTCAAAGGAAAAGCATAATTGGATTTGTTGAATTGACAATTATTCCATTGCGAGACACATTAAGGCTGATAAAGCTCAATGCCAAACAATGCAGGATATATAGAGTATGTTTAAATGATACTTATGAGGCcccttttcaatattttgatcCATTTCTGGATATTTGCCAAGGGGACAGTAAACA acGTTCCCTGGAATTCTTTTCAAACATGCATTTAGCAGCAGCTCAAAAAGTTGATCCCGATAACAATGCTGGGGAACTAGTAGTTCAAATACCACCAGATGCAGCACACTTAGTCGCAGAAGGTCGAGGATTAAGAATTAGCATTGAATTTTCCTTGGAACAGCCACAGGGAGGTGTACATTTTGTAGTACCAAATTGTGACGGAACCTTAGCTGAG AGAGGtgcacatatgtatacatacagtTATGAAAATTCATCTAGATTATGGTTTCCATGTGTGGACAGTTTTGCTGAACCATGCACTTGGAAATTGGAATTTACCGTCGATGACTCGATGACTGCCGTTTCCTGCGGAGATTTGATTGAAGTTGTATATACGCCTGACATGCGTAGAAAAACATttcattatgttttaaatactCCTGCATGTGCTCCGAACATTGCACTGGCCGTCgg aCCTTTTGAGATTTTTGTGGATCCTTATATGCATGAAGTGACTCATTTCTGTTTACCTCAACTTTTGCCATCTCTAAAAGTGTCTGCGAAATACATGCACGAAGCATTCGAATTTTATGAAGAAATCTTGTCAAATAGATATCCATATTCTTGTTATAAGCAGGTCTTTGTAGATGAAATAGATGAAGACATCAATGCTTATGCTACTATGAgcattttaaa CACAAATTTGTTACATTCTACTGCAATTATAGATCAAGTATATATAACTAAGAAAGCAATGGCGCAAGCAATTGCAGAACAATTTTTTGGATGTTTCATATCTATGCACAATTGGTCAGATACTTGGTTACCTAAGGGTATCTCTACATATCTAACAGGACTATATGCCAAGAAATGCTTTGGAAATAATGAATACAGAGAATGGATTCAATCT GAGTTGCAAAAAGTTGTGAAATATGAAGAACAATTTGGTGGCATAATACTGGATCCATCTCAAGCACCAGCACCATTGCCCATTGCAGCCAATACTCCAGCACCTGCTCCTCGAGCACCCGATCCCGGATTTTATTTtccgattaaaaatttacatacaatGTCTCCTAGATATATTGAAGTTCTCCGCAAGAAGGCACATCTAATTATGAGAATGCTGGAGCATAGAATCGGACAAGAACTGTTACttcaa gtatttaataaacaattgtcTCTGGCAGCTAATGCCGCGCAACAAAAGATTGAATCTGGCCTATGGTCTCACATGCTAATTAGTACAAATGTATTTGCTAAGGCGATCTTTACAGTGACAGGGAAAGATATGTCGGTATTCATAGATCAATGGGTTAGAACAGGTGGACATGCAAAATTCAGCTTaagttttgtatttaatagaaaaag aaatacagTGGAGTTAGAAATTAGACAAGATACTGCTCATCAAAGAGGAATTAGGAAATATGTAGGCCCGTTAGTAGTCAATATTCAAGAACTTGATGGTACCTTTAAGCATACTTTACAAATTGAAGGTACAATGGCCAGGGCGGATATCACATGCCATAGTAAAAGCcgtagaaataagaaaaagaagattcCATTGTGTACTGGTGAAGAGGTTGATATGGATCTCTCTGCTATGGA TGATTCCCCAGTATTATGGATCAGACTTGATCCTGAAATGACAATCATGCGTGCTGTGCAAATTGAGCAACCTGATTATCAATGGCAATATCAATTGAGACACGAGAGAGATGTTACTGCACAATTAGAAGCAATCGTAGCTTTGCAGCATCATTCAACTCCTGCCACACGATTGGCTTTAACTGATACAATAGAGAATGAACACTGTTACTATAAAGTTCGACTTCGCGCTGCTCATTGTTTGACAAAG GTAGCTAATGCTATGGTAGCAACGTGGGCGGGCCCACCGGCAATGTTGGCCatctttagaaaattattcggATCGGCGTCTTGTCGACGAATTATTAAGCAGAACAACTTTTCGAATTTTCAACATTACTTTCTACAAAag ACTATACCGGTCGCAATGGCAGGATTACGCAACGCCCATGGTATTTGTCCACCGGAAGTTCTGGCTTTTTTAATGGATCTCTTCAAGTATAACGATAATAGCAAGAATAGATATTCCGACAATTATTACAGAGCCGCGTTAATAGAGGCTTTAGGTGCGACTGTTACACCGGTTATCAGTGTGCAACAGGG aACGGCTATCACAGCAGAATCTTTGTCAATTGACACGAAAGCCATTCTAGAAGAAGTCACAAGGAACTTGaacttggaaaaattattacccTGTTACAAATATACTGTCAGCGTAGCTTGTCTGAAAGTTATACGTATTCTACAAAAGTTTGGTCATCTTCCAAGCAATCCTCATATTTTTAGGGCATACGCAGCATATGGACAATTTATAG acgTTCGAATCGCGGCGTTAGAAGCTCTGGTTGATTTTACTCGTGTAGATGGTAAGTGGGAGGACTTGGAATTCCTATTGGACATGGCGGAAATGGATCCGCATCCTGGTATACGTCATAGACTCGTACGCTTAATGGTAGAAAATCCACCATTCGAGAGAGCTCATAAACATCGCCTGGATAGACCAGATTTAGTTGACCGAATATGGAACTTGATAAA CGGTATGTTATCACACGACGCAAAACTGCGTTGCGATTTAGTAGATTTGTATTATACTCTGTACGGTACAAAAGTTCCATTTTGTCTTCCTATTCCCGAACTCGCGACGATTATGAAACCTAGGAAAGCTGGCCCACCAAGTCCTGAACGTGAA GTGAAACCTGTACCAGTACAACATGTAAAACATGAAACAATTGATGAAATTGAGAACTCATCTGCTCCAAACAAGAGAAAATCATCTCCAAACAGGGATCCTACTGGTCCACCAAATTCAGCAGAGCATGGGACAGAAATAAAACGACAGAAGATAGCAAACAAC GATGAACGAGGAATTCCGATACCCGGTGAAGGAAAAGTAAAATCCGAATACTACAGCGACAATTCTGCATCTTTGCCTGGTATCATGGGAACTCCTGGTCCAGTAGGTTTCGAACCGGGAATGTTTAAAAAGGATCTAGAAGAGCATAAACCAAAAAGTGACTCTGTTAATAAG agtaaaaagaggaaaaaggatAAGAAAAAGCACAAACATAAGCATAAGCATAAACATGATCATAAGCACAAtaaggagaaggagaaggagaaaaaggaaaaggatAAGAGTAAAGATAAGGAGAAGGATAATAAAAAGGACAAGGATTCATccgctttaaaaataaaagacgaGACTCTCAGTTCCGCTAGTTCCAGTCAAAGTCCAGAGCCGACCGTCACCAATGAGTTTCTTTTTCCTTAA
- the LOC126857107 gene encoding transcription factor E2F4-like isoform X2, producing MADNQQSRFEKSLGLLTTRFVTLLQKAKDGVLDLKVAADLLEVRQKRRIYDITNVLEGIGLIEKKSKNSIQWKGAGPGCNTQEVGEKLTDLKEEIRKLEDHEYLLDTHTRWIQQRIQAPADTELTVPNVLKTVTQEDAVISYNMYLKSNSGEIKVYMVQPELAKTYDNKVLEMRLKEVSKGIKRGNEEDERKEEEVTVKPKRKVGRPPKSSIKPQSPVLTDDEEEEDQELIEAKIVLRDVSTADIFQTDLDLLDQFYSDFCGPLVRLSPPPGEKDYHFNLSENEGVCDLFDITT from the exons ATGGCAGATAATCAGCAGAGCCGTTTCGAGAAATCCCTCGGATTGCTGACCACCCGTTTCGTCACCTTATTGCAGAAAGCCAAGGACGGCGTGCTAGATTTGAAAGTC GCCGCGGATCTCTTGGAGGTGCGACAGAAACGACGCATTTACGATATTACAAACGTCCTCGAGGGTATCGGTCTTATAGAGAAGAAGAGTAAGAACAGCATTCAATGGAA GGGTGCGGGACCTGGCTGCAATACTCAAGAGGTTGGCGAGAAGTTGACGGATCTGAAGGAGGAGATCAGGAAACTGGAGGATCACGAGTATCTTCTAGACACTCATACACGGTGGATTcagcaaa GAATTCAAGCTCCTGCAGATACCGAATTAACAGTACCAAATGTTTTGAag ACCGTCACACAAGAAGATGCAGTGATAAGTTATAACATGTACTTGAAGAGTAATTCGGGggaaattaaagtatatatggtTCAACCTGAATTAGCTAAAActtatgataataaagttttagaaATGAGGTTAAAAGAAGTGTCAAAAGGTATAAAACGTGGAAATGAAGAGgatgaaagaaaagaggaagaagtCACTGTTAAACCAAAGAGGAAAGTCGGCAg ACCACCAAAAAGTAGTATCAAACCGCAGAGTCCAGTTTTAACTGATgatgaggaagaagaagatcAGGAATTGATAGAAGCCAAGATAGTCCTACGTGATGTGAGCACTGCag atatcTTTCAAACAGATTTGGATTTACTCGAtcaattttattctgatt TTTGCGGACCATTGGTGAGATTAAGTCCACCTCCAGGAGAGAAAGATTATCACTTCAATCTTAGTGAGAACGAAGGTGTTTGTGATTTATTCGACATTACGACGTAA
- the LOC126857107 gene encoding transcription factor E2F4-like isoform X1: MADNQQSRFEKSLGLLTTRFVTLLQKAKDGVLDLKVAADLLEVRQKRRIYDITNVLEGIGLIEKKSKNSIQWKGAGPGCNTQEVGEKLTDLKEEIRKLEDHEYLLDTHTRWIQQSIKNIENDMINRKYAYITYEDVKENFLDQFVLGIQAPADTELTVPNVLKTVTQEDAVISYNMYLKSNSGEIKVYMVQPELAKTYDNKVLEMRLKEVSKGIKRGNEEDERKEEEVTVKPKRKVGRPPKSSIKPQSPVLTDDEEEEDQELIEAKIVLRDVSTADIFQTDLDLLDQFYSDFCGPLVRLSPPPGEKDYHFNLSENEGVCDLFDITT, from the exons ATGGCAGATAATCAGCAGAGCCGTTTCGAGAAATCCCTCGGATTGCTGACCACCCGTTTCGTCACCTTATTGCAGAAAGCCAAGGACGGCGTGCTAGATTTGAAAGTC GCCGCGGATCTCTTGGAGGTGCGACAGAAACGACGCATTTACGATATTACAAACGTCCTCGAGGGTATCGGTCTTATAGAGAAGAAGAGTAAGAACAGCATTCAATGGAA GGGTGCGGGACCTGGCTGCAATACTCAAGAGGTTGGCGAGAAGTTGACGGATCTGAAGGAGGAGATCAGGAAACTGGAGGATCACGAGTATCTTCTAGACACTCATACACGGTGGATTcagcaaagtataaaaaatatagaaaatgatatgataaatagGAAATACGCATATATTACTTATGAGGATGTCAAAGAGAATTTTCTGGATCAATTCGTATTAGGAATTCAAGCTCCTGCAGATACCGAATTAACAGTACCAAATGTTTTGAag ACCGTCACACAAGAAGATGCAGTGATAAGTTATAACATGTACTTGAAGAGTAATTCGGGggaaattaaagtatatatggtTCAACCTGAATTAGCTAAAActtatgataataaagttttagaaATGAGGTTAAAAGAAGTGTCAAAAGGTATAAAACGTGGAAATGAAGAGgatgaaagaaaagaggaagaagtCACTGTTAAACCAAAGAGGAAAGTCGGCAg ACCACCAAAAAGTAGTATCAAACCGCAGAGTCCAGTTTTAACTGATgatgaggaagaagaagatcAGGAATTGATAGAAGCCAAGATAGTCCTACGTGATGTGAGCACTGCag atatcTTTCAAACAGATTTGGATTTACTCGAtcaattttattctgatt TTTGCGGACCATTGGTGAGATTAAGTCCACCTCCAGGAGAGAAAGATTATCACTTCAATCTTAGTGAGAACGAAGGTGTTTGTGATTTATTCGACATTACGACGTAA
- the LOC126857108 gene encoding mpv17-like protein — protein sequence MLPERNNISKMRIIFVKFREISQKYPIVRGMASYSVIWPTANLLQQKIMGKEEFNFAEVMRFSLYGSLYVAPTLYCWLKCASYLWPRADLKSAITKALVEQVTYTPAAMCSFFFGMSFLELKPVSECIEEVKIKFWPTYKVAICVWPILQTINFTLIPERNRVVYVSVCSLIWTCFLAYMKSVEAKRKQKELDINPKIMLENKVQPNDRSSHLQIPLLR from the exons ATGCTACCTGAAAG GAACAACATATCGAAAATGcgcataatatttgtaaaatttcgcGAGATCTCGCAGAAATACCCGATCGTTCGAGGCATGGCATCTTATTCGGTTATATGGCCAACCGCGAACCTGTTGCAACAGAAAATAATGGGCAAAGAGGAATTTAATTTCGCGGAAGTTATGCGATTTAGTTTGTACGGTAGCCTTTATGTAGCACCTACATTGTACTGCTGGTTAAAATGCGCGTCTTATCTTTGGCCGAGAGCAGATTTAAAGTCTGCGATCACTAAg gcTTTGGTTGAGCAAGTTACGTATACTCCTGCAGCTATGTGTTCCTTCTTCTTTGGCATGAGTTTTCTTGAATTAAAGCCAGTTTCGGAATGTATTGAGgaagtcaaaattaaattctggCCAACATACAAG GTTGCCATTTGCGTATGGCCAATTCTGCAAACTATCAATTTTACCCTGATCCCAGAGCGGAATCGCGTTGTGTACGTCAGTGTATGCAGTTTGATTTGGACTTGTTTCCTTGCATATATGAAGTCTGTTGAAGCCAAGCGAAAGCAAAAGGAACTAGACATTAATCCTAAGATTATGTTAGAGAATAAAGTGCAACCTAACGACAGATCCAGCCATTTACAGATTCCTCTACTACGATGA